CGATGGGCACCGTGATCGAGGCCGAGGAAGTGGGTGAACTGTTCGCTGCGGCCCAGGCGGCCCACGAGGCCGTCGACGGTGACCGGGTGAGCACGGTCCTGAAGATCGACGACAAACGCGCAAGCGAGGACTCGGCGAGCGAGAAAGTCGATGCGGTCGAACGCGAACTCGGCCGGGCGGCGAGCGGCAACCCCGACGAGTAGATCGGTCGCCGACAGGACCGACAGGACCGACAGACCGTTCACCCACGCCGTCGAACCCGCGGTATGGAGAGTCTCAATCGGATGGCGCTCGAACTCGTCGAGGAGGCCATCGAGTTCGCCGACGAACTCGCGATCGAGATCACGGAACTCGACAACGGGGCCACGGTGCTCGACTTCGGTCACGACGTCGCTGGCGGTATCGAGGCGGGCTTGCTTCTCGCCGAGATCCAGACGGCGGGGCTCGCGACGATCCAGAACCGTCTGGGCGAGGTCGCTGGCGCGCCCGTCCCCCATATCGATTGCACGACCGACCGTCCGGCGCTCGCACTGCTTTGTGCGCAGAAGGCAGGCTGGGAGCTCGCACTCGACGGGTTCGAGGGGTTGGCGAGCGGTCCCGGGCGCGCACTCCTCGCTGAGGAGGAGATCTTCGCGCGGGTGGGCTACGAGGACGACTTCGATTTCGCGACACTCGCGATCGAGGCCGACGACCTCCCAGGGGAGGCGGTCGCCGAGCGGATCGCCGACCGAACCGATATCGGGGCGAACGCGGTCTTCCTCCCCTCGTTTCCGAGCGCGAGCCTCGTCGGCAGCGTCACGGCCGCTGCGCGCGCTGCCGAACTCGCGACTGTTCGCCTCGCCGACCTCGGCTACGATCCGCTCGACATTCGGTCGGTGA
This sequence is a window from Halococcus salifodinae DSM 8989. Protein-coding genes within it:
- a CDS encoding MTH1187 family thiamine-binding protein; this encodes MTVVALLSVAPVREGSMAGEVAKAVDALDEFDVSYETNPMGTVIEAEEVGELFAAAQAAHEAVDGDRVSTVLKIDDKRASEDSASEKVDAVERELGRAASGNPDE
- the mch gene encoding methenyltetrahydromethanopterin cyclohydrolase — its product is MESLNRMALELVEEAIEFADELAIEITELDNGATVLDFGHDVAGGIEAGLLLAEIQTAGLATIQNRLGEVAGAPVPHIDCTTDRPALALLCAQKAGWELALDGFEGLASGPGRALLAEEEIFARVGYEDDFDFATLAIEADDLPGEAVAERIADRTDIGANAVFLPSFPSASLVGSVTAAARAAELATVRLADLGYDPLDIRSVSANAPVAPVAGEEATAIALANDALAYGGQVHLTVDEEFDRFDELTSTASDEYGAPFEAILDGVDWNFAELSDGLFAPAQVTVDVSGGPTHAFGATNEDVLGDAFGL